Proteins from a genomic interval of Phaseolus vulgaris cultivar G19833 unplaced genomic scaffold, P. vulgaris v2.0 scaffold_15, whole genome shotgun sequence:
- the LOC137817067 gene encoding uncharacterized protein C24B11.05 — MENGDQFQGISKKKYDCLLFDLDDTLYPLSSGLAEQVKKNIQVYMLQKLGIPEAKVPELCLSLYKTYGTTMAGLKAIGYDFDYDNFHGFVHGTLPYDLLKPDPVLRGVLLSLPVRKIIFTNSDKAHASRVLHRLGLEDCFERVISFETLNSSNEDGSEYKPSSTEIFDFYEYIHRPNSDVVLPRTPVVCKPFQDAFEKVFNMADIDPPRTLFFDDSLRNLQTGKSSGLHTVLVGTSVKTTGVDHALDSIHNMKEAFPELWESDEKAESVECSRKVSIETSVVA; from the exons ATGGAAAACGGGGATCAGTTCCAGGGGATTTCCAAGAAGAAATACGATTGTCTTTTATTTG aTCTTGACGATACCCTTTATCCTCTGAGTTCTGGTTTGGCTGAGCAAGTTAAGAAAAATATCCAGG TGTACATGCTTCAAAAACTTGGGATACCAGAGGCTAAAGTTCCTGAATTGTGTTTGTCCTTGTATAAGACTTATGGTACAACCATGGCTGGTCTCAAG GCTATAGGCTATGACTTTGACTATGATAACTTTCATGG CTTTGTTCATGGGACATTGCCATATGATCTACTGAAACCTGACCCTGTTCTGAGGGGAGTTTTGCTAAGCTTGCCTGTCAGAAAAATT ATTTTTACAAACTCAGACAAGGCCCACGCTAGTAGAGTGCTTCACAGGCTTGGATTGGAGGATTGCTTTGAAAGAGTTATAAGCTTTGAGACCCTGAATTCCTCCAATGAAGATGGCAGTGAATATAAACCAAGTTCCACAGAGATTTTTGATTTTTATGAGTACATTCACAGGCCTAATTCTGATGTAGTGCTTCCAAGGACCCCAGTTGTATGCAAACCCTTTCAAGATGCATTTGAAAAGGTTTTCAATATGGCAGATATTGACCCTCCAAGGACA TTATTCTTTGATGACAGTCTCCGCAATTTACAAACGGGCAAATCCTCAGGCCTTCACACAGTCTTG GTGGGTACTTCTGTTAAAACTACAGGAGTGGATCATGCCTTAGACAGCATCCATAATATGAAGGAGGCATTTCCAGAACTGTGGGAAAGCGATGAGAAGGCTGAAAGTGTGGAGTGTTCTAGAAAGGTTTCGATTGAGACATCAGTAGTAGCTTAA
- the LOC137817077 gene encoding small polypeptide DEVIL 13-like, with amino-acid sequence MISFNPCIHTQPIPTHSHTEFLLSYHNLISSSSYTQRIRLIVVNITITFTFTFTVPLLVMDGKRKTSKKDTGSSSQGSSSTRSLFSRSSSTSNSPLLRSLSQKNSSSSSKCNNNLPRSFSQKNPSIGRKCTNIAKEQKARFYIMRRCVAMLVCWHKHGDS; translated from the coding sequence ATGATCTCTTTCAACCCTTGCATACATACACAACCTATACCTACACACTCCCACACTGAGTTTCTTCTCTCTTATCACAATctcatttcctcttcttcttaCACACAAAGGATAAGGCTCATAGTGGTGAACATCACAATCACATTCACATTCACATTCACAGTTCCTCTGCTTGTGATGGATGGAAAGAGAAAGACATCAAAGAAGGACACAGGTTCAAGCAGCCAAGGGTCTTCTTCCACAAGGTCATTATTCTCAAGGAGTAGCTCTACTTCAAACTCACCTCTCCTTAGAAGCTTGTCCCAGAAGaattcttcatcttcttccaaaTGCAACAACAATCTTCCTAGGAGCTTCTCACAGAAGAACCCTTCCATCGGTCGAAAATGCACCAATATAGCTAAGGAACAGAAGGCACGGTTTTACATAATGAGAAGGTGTGTGGCCATGCTAGTTTGCTGGCACAAGCACGGGGATTCATGA